In the genome of Mesorhizobium sp. NBSH29, the window TCGCCTATTTCGGCAAAGAACCGAAGCGGCTCAGCGTGTCCGAAACCGCTCTGCTCGTAGCGCTGCCCCAGCTACCTGAGCGCCGTCGCCCGGACCGGAATGTCGAAGGAGCGAGGGCCGCACGCGATCGCGTGCTGAACCGCATGGTGAGTGCTGGTCTTTTGAGCGAACGTGAGGCAGCACGTGCTGCCGCCGAAGCCATCCCTGAGAGGCGTCTGGCGCTACCCGCTTACGCCCCCCACCTGGCAGAGACTGCCCTACGCAACGCGCCCTCCGCAACGGCCCACCGGCTGACCATCAGCCGTCCTGTGCAGAGCGGCTTGGAAGCAGTCGCGCTGAACGCCGCCACGCGCCTGGGGCCAAAATTGTCAGTCGCAATGGTGATGGCAGACGCCCGCACCGGTGAAATTCTCGGATCAGTCGGATCAGCCGATTTCTTCAGCACAGGCCGCGCCGGATGGATCGATATGACGCGTATCGTCCGCTCGCCAGGATCAACCCTGAAGCCCTTCATTTACGGGTTGGCAATGGAGCAGGGTCTGGTAGCGCAGGAGACGCTTGTTGAAGATCGGCCCTCTGATTTTTCCGGTTACCGTCCACGCAATTTTGACATGCGATATCAAGGCGATGTCTCCGTTCGTCAGGCATTGCAGATGTCGCTCAATGTGCCGGCCATCACGCTGCTAGACGCGGTCGGCCCGGCCCGGCTTGCTGCCCGCTTTCGCCGCGCCGGTGTGATGCCACAACTGCCACCCGGAGAATCGCCTGGTCTGGCGATCGGGCTCGGCGGCGTTGGCCTCAGCCTCCGCGATCTGGTGCAGCTTTACACTGGTCTCGCCGATGGCGGCCGCGCGCATTTGTTGCGCGACGGCACAGAATTGATCGAGCCCTCCACTGCAAGCACTGACGTTCTCGAGCCACAGGCAGCGTGGCAAATCGCCGACATTCTGTCAGGGGTCAAACCACCGCATGGCGCCACTCAGCGCGGAATCGCCTACAAGACCGGCACCAGCTATGGCTACCGAGACGCTTGGTCGATCGGCTTCGACGGTCGCCATGTGTTGGGCGTGTGGGTCGGGCGCGCCGATGGCGGCGCGGTTGCCGGCCTCGCGGGCTATGTCGCAGCGGCTCCGATCCTGTTCGAGGCCTTCGCCCGCTCCGGCCTTGCGCTCCAGCCGATGCGGCGCCCGCCTGCCGGTGCCATCCGTGCCAGACGTGCCGACTTGCCGGTAACACTTGCTCGCTTTGCACCTGGTGCTGACGGGTTGACCGCGGCTCCCAACGCACCTTCCGAACCCCCGCCGCAGATAATTTTCCCGCCCGCCGGAGCCCACATCGATCTTGCCGAAGGCACGGCAGCGCCTCTAGCCATGAAACTGCAGGGCGGCCGGGCACCGTTCCGCTGGCTGGCAAACGGTAAGGCAATCGCCGGTCTGCATCGCACCCGCACCGCAACTTGGCAGCCCGATGGCGCCGGCTATTCCACCCTCACGGTTGTAGATGCCGCCGGCCGCGCCGCCAGCGTAAGCATCTTCGTGGAATGATATATATCGTAAAATCAAAACCTTGCATGACGCATCGGACTCAGTGCCTTAGATGGCAGCGCGGGGCTCACTGTGCACAGCCAGAGCGCGTCTTGAGCGCATAAGCAGAAACAGCATGATCAAGATGTTGAGCAGGTTCCAGCAGATACCGTTGAAAAACGCCATCGCGTAGGAGCCCGTGAGATCGTAGATCCAGCCCGACAGAAAACCACCCAGCGCCATACCCATGACGGTTGCCATGATCACCATACCGACACGCTGGCTGGCCTCTGCCGCCGGCATATATTCGCGCACGATGATCGCGTAGCAGGGGACGATGCCGCCCTGTGACAGACCAAACACCAGCGACACCGCATAGAGCGATACCAGTCCGTCAAACGGAATAAACAGAAGCAGCGCAAGACCTTGCAGTACAGAGCCTATGAGTAATGTGCGAATGCCGCCGATCCGGTCGGCCAGGAACCCCGACGCCAACCGGCTCACGATGCCGGCGGCCAGCATTAGCATCAGCATTTCCGCCCCGCGCGCCATGCCGTAGCCGAGATCGACGCAATAGGCGACGATATGCACCTGCGGCATAGACATGGCGACGCAACAACTAACACCCGCCACGATCAGCAGCCCTTGCAGGACGCCGGGCGGCATTCCTATCGGATGGGTGAGAATTGCTTTCGAGCCGGTTGCGGCAAAAGCGGCAAGAGGTGGGCGACGTCTGAGCAACAGGATGAGCGGCAGCATGGTGGCGATGCAAATGATGCCGATGCCGACATAGGTAAAGCGCCAGCCTTCGCTTAAAATGACTGGTGGCATGGCCAACGGCCACAGCGCTCCGGCCAGATAATTCCC includes:
- a CDS encoding MFS transporter, giving the protein MAEGQHVEGGFSDIDGRYAWTRLAISVALSTIGGVGMWAVVVVMPSVQAEFGADRAGASFAYTATMLGFALGNVALGRAIDRNGFLIPALISAAVLGAGFILAALSTSILMFSLVQGILIGVGSSATFGPLIAEISQWFNRRRGIAVATAASGNYLAGALWPLAMPPVILSEGWRFTYVGIGIICIATMLPLILLLRRRPPLAAFAATGSKAILTHPIGMPPGVLQGLLIVAGVSCCVAMSMPQVHIVAYCVDLGYGMARGAEMLMLMLAAGIVSRLASGFLADRIGGIRTLLIGSVLQGLALLLFIPFDGLVSLYAVSLVFGLSQGGIVPCYAIIVREYMPAAEASQRVGMVIMATVMGMALGGFLSGWIYDLTGSYAMAFFNGICWNLLNILIMLFLLMRSRRALAVHSEPRAAI
- the pbpC gene encoding penicillin-binding protein 1C, whose product is MLRITATATISLTVGAILATAGFLWADRAFPPPLPARLEASTEVLDRDGLLLRAFATPQGRWRLRTDLASVDPKLIEMLITYEDKRFRQHRGVDAFAILRAGWQLVSNGRIVSGGSTVSMQLARLMEPRDARSLGAKFRQIFRALQLERRLTKDEILTRYLTLAPYGGNLEGVRAAALAYFGKEPKRLSVSETALLVALPQLPERRRPDRNVEGARAARDRVLNRMVSAGLLSEREAARAAAEAIPERRLALPAYAPHLAETALRNAPSATAHRLTISRPVQSGLEAVALNAATRLGPKLSVAMVMADARTGEILGSVGSADFFSTGRAGWIDMTRIVRSPGSTLKPFIYGLAMEQGLVAQETLVEDRPSDFSGYRPRNFDMRYQGDVSVRQALQMSLNVPAITLLDAVGPARLAARFRRAGVMPQLPPGESPGLAIGLGGVGLSLRDLVQLYTGLADGGRAHLLRDGTELIEPSTASTDVLEPQAAWQIADILSGVKPPHGATQRGIAYKTGTSYGYRDAWSIGFDGRHVLGVWVGRADGGAVAGLAGYVAAAPILFEAFARSGLALQPMRRPPAGAIRARRADLPVTLARFAPGADGLTAAPNAPSEPPPQIIFPPAGAHIDLAEGTAAPLAMKLQGGRAPFRWLANGKAIAGLHRTRTATWQPDGAGYSTLTVVDAAGRAASVSIFVE